ACCGTGCGCAGCCATGCCGACACGCTCGACCAGCTGAACACCGCGGTGGCGATCTTCGACACCGACGAGAAGCTGCGTTTCTTCAACCAGGCCTTCCAGAAGCTGTGGGGCCTGGATTCGGGCTTCCTGCTCAGCGCGCCCTCCAACACGCTGCTGCTTGACCGGCTGCGCTCGGAAGGCAGGATCGCCGAGCAGCCGGAATGGCGGCGCTGGAAGGAGAACCTGCTCAGCGCCTATCGCGCCGTCGAATCGCAGGAGCATTGGTGGCACCTGCCGGACGGCAAGACGATCCGCGTAGTGGCGAACCCGCAGCCGAAGGGCGGCGTCACCTGGGTGTTCGAGAACCTGACCGAGAAGATGGATCTCGAGAGCCGCTACCAGACCGCCGTGCGGGTGCAGGGCGAGACGCTGGACAACCTCGCCGAAGGCGTGGTCGTCTTCGGTCCGGACGGGCGGCTGCGCCTGTCCAATCCGGCCTTCGTCGCGCTTTGGGGGCTGACGGCGGAAGCGCTCAAGCCCAACGTCCATGTCTCGGCGATCCGCGACCTGTGCGACCAGCACGCCGCGAACAGCCCGTGGGGCGGCTTCGTCGCCGCCGTCACCGGCTTCGACGACGAGCGCCGCGACCGGCGCGGCCAGATCGAGCTGATCAATGGCAACGTGCTGAGCTACGCGGTGATCCACCTGCCCAATGGCCAGGTGATGATCACCTTCGTCGACGTCACCGACACCGTCAATGTCGAGCGGGCGCTGAAGGACAGGAACGAAGCGCTGGAGAAGTCCGACCAGTTGAAGAACGAATTCGTGCAGCACGTGTCCTATGAGCTGCGCTCGCCGCTGACCAACATCATCGGCTTCACCGAGTTGCTGTCGCTGCCCGCCACCGGGCCGTTGACGCCGAAGCAGCGCGAATATGTCGAGTATGTCGGCTCGTCGTCATCGGTGCTGCTCACCATCGTCAACGACATTCTCGACCTGGCGACGGTCGACGCCGGAATCATGCAGCTCGACATTTCCGAGATGAATATCGATCGGACGATCGCCGCGGCGGCCGAGCTGGTCGCCGACCGGCTGGACGAGCACCGGATCAAGCTCGCGATCGACGCGACGGAGGCGCCGGCGAGCTTCCATGGCGACGAGACCCGCATCCGCCAGATCCTCTACAATTTGCTCAGCAACGCGGCGAACTACGCGCCGGAGGCAAGCACGATCCGGCTTACCTGCCGGCGGCTGGCCGACGCCGTCGAGTTCTCGGTGCATGATGACGGCCCCGGCATGCCGCCGGACGTGCTGGAGTCGGTCTTCCGCCGCTTCGAGCCGCGCGCCAATGGCGGGCGGCGGCGCGGCGCCGGGCTGGGGCTCTCGATCGTCAAGAGCTTCGTCGAGCTGCATGGCGGAACCGTGCGCATCGAGACCGGCCAGGACAGGGGCACCACGGTGATCTGCACCTTCCCGGACAAGCCGTCCGGAATCCCGGATACGCCGGCCGGCATCCGCGACGCGGCCGAGTAGCGCGGCCTATATGGAAGGGATGGTGCTGGAGCGTTTTCTCGCCGACGAGGCGGCAACGGCAAGGCTTGGCGAGGATCTCGCCATGGCATTGCGCGCCGGCGACGCGATCGCGCTCAAAGGCGATCTCGGCGCCGGCAAGTCGACGCTGGCCCGCGCGCTGATCCGGGCACTGGCCGACGACGCCAATCTCGAGGTGCCGAGCCCGACCTTTACGCTGGTACAGAGCTACGAGACGCGCGTCCCCGTCCACCATTTCGACCTCTATCGGCTTTCCGCGCCGGACGAGCTCGACGAGCTCGGACTCGACGATGCTCTCAGCCAAGGCGCGGCGTTGATCGAGTGGCCGGAACGGGCCGGAGACCGATTGCCCGCAAATGCGCTGTGGGTCGATCTCGCCGAACATGGCGAAGGTCGCGTGGCGCGGTTGTCGGGCCAGGGACCTGTCTTTGAGCGCGTGGCGCGATCGCTGGCCATGCGCGATTTCCTGGCCTCGGCCAGACGGGGCGAAGCCAGCCGCCGCCATTTCGTCGGCGATGCCTCCGCCCGCTCCTACGAGATCGTGTCGCTGCCCGGCGAGGCGCCGCGCGTGCTTATGAACTCTCCGCGCCTGGTGCTCGGGCCGCCGGTGCGCGACGGCAAGCCCTATGCGGTGATCGCCCATACGGCTCAATCCGTCGCCGCCTTCGTCGCCATCGACAAGGCGCTGCTGGCGAACGGCGTCAGCGTGCCGGTGATCCATGCCCAGGACATCGACCAAGGCTTTCTGCTCATCGAACATCTCGGATCGGAAGGTTTTCTCAGCCACGACGGCCAGCCCATCGCCG
This region of Mesorhizobium sp. M2A.F.Ca.ET.046.03.2.1 genomic DNA includes:
- a CDS encoding PAS domain-containing sensor histidine kinase; the encoded protein is MPGDYPRSAGKAVSGGHEDSNEADPAVNGGGFRAGARQALLLATSALASPLLAFAARADTSLPGKADAPVSTVEVMQLAMFVGVMGAALVSAIFLIRERGRTAAQNVQLRARIADVNAALQRSEALLNLRDQRLIVWATDNKKPELIGSLPLESGAPDDRSAFLAFGRWLMPRSAAALEHAVAALREQAKAFDLVIETQAGVPLEVHGRKSAAHVLVRFVSLSETLRNQARLKIENQRLSADHDTMIGLLDALKMPAWLRAADGRLQWVNRAYAEAVEAESPAAAVRDAREFLGGQARDQIAEQHKTRAVFEQTLSTVIDGDRRMFAVTDFAGADGSAGLACDTSAAETIRAEHERTVRSHADTLDQLNTAVAIFDTDEKLRFFNQAFQKLWGLDSGFLLSAPSNTLLLDRLRSEGRIAEQPEWRRWKENLLSAYRAVESQEHWWHLPDGKTIRVVANPQPKGGVTWVFENLTEKMDLESRYQTAVRVQGETLDNLAEGVVVFGPDGRLRLSNPAFVALWGLTAEALKPNVHVSAIRDLCDQHAANSPWGGFVAAVTGFDDERRDRRGQIELINGNVLSYAVIHLPNGQVMITFVDVTDTVNVERALKDRNEALEKSDQLKNEFVQHVSYELRSPLTNIIGFTELLSLPATGPLTPKQREYVEYVGSSSSVLLTIVNDILDLATVDAGIMQLDISEMNIDRTIAAAAELVADRLDEHRIKLAIDATEAPASFHGDETRIRQILYNLLSNAANYAPEASTIRLTCRRLADAVEFSVHDDGPGMPPDVLESVFRRFEPRANGGRRRGAGLGLSIVKSFVELHGGTVRIETGQDRGTTVICTFPDKPSGIPDTPAGIRDAAE
- the tsaE gene encoding tRNA (adenosine(37)-N6)-threonylcarbamoyltransferase complex ATPase subunit type 1 TsaE; the encoded protein is MEGMVLERFLADEAATARLGEDLAMALRAGDAIALKGDLGAGKSTLARALIRALADDANLEVPSPTFTLVQSYETRVPVHHFDLYRLSAPDELDELGLDDALSQGAALIEWPERAGDRLPANALWVDLAEHGEGRVARLSGQGPVFERVARSLAMRDFLASARRGEASRRHFVGDASARSYEIVSLPGEAPRVLMNSPRLVLGPPVRDGKPYAVIAHTAQSVAAFVAIDKALLANGVSVPVIHAQDIDQGFLLIEHLGSEGFLSHDGQPIAERYEAAAELLAMMHGKAWPTRMEAAPGVVHDVPPFDRDAMLIEADLLVDWYVPWITGGPASEDLRAGYHKEWNAALDRLAGSEYTLMLRDFHSPNIIWRAERSGLDRLGIVDVQDALIGPAAYDVASLAMDARVTVSPEIERRTVAAYVAARHAAGAFHEAAFAEAYAIMAAQRNSKILGIFVRLEKRDGKPYYLKHLPRIRDYLRRALAHPALAGLKEFYMAHGLLEERVP